One Nicotiana tomentosiformis chromosome 4, ASM39032v3, whole genome shotgun sequence genomic window carries:
- the LOC138909631 gene encoding uncharacterized protein, protein MPSLAIQNQVPFSVLFPHLPLFSLLPCVFGSTCFVHNLTPGKDKLSPRALKCIFLGYLRMQKGSRQYLDISEVLPVSSFGDSVTSSHSSSSITPAPPPTAPVAAPPPIAPVPPPSPVQPFAVPPLFTYHRRPRLASGPDDSRPASDFAPTVELSPLTQPIALHKGVRSKPNINPHYVGWRQAMIDEMFSLHASGTWELVPLPSDIKNAFLHDDLEEEVYMDQPLGFVAQGESSGFTKDLGRLKYFLGIEVAQSSSGIVISLRKYALDILEETGMMGCRPVDTLIDLNAKLLPGQGEPLRDPTRYRSKMELVCDNQVALHIASNLVLHERTKHIEIDCHFVREKLLSGDIITKFVKSNDQLADIFTKYLIGSRIGYICNKLGTYDLYAPA, encoded by the exons atgccatctttagctatccagaatcaagttccattctctgtcctgtttccccacttacctttgttctctcttctaCCTTGTGTCTTTGgaagcacgtgttttgttcataaccttactccaggaaaagataagttatctcctcgtgctcttaagtgcatATTTCTGGGTTACTTGAGAAtgcaaaaggg gtccaGGCAatacttagatatttctgaggtgctaccagtttcatcttttggagattcagtcactagctcccattcatcttcctctataactccagctccaccacctacagctccagttgcagctccaccacctatagctccagttccaccacctagtCCAGTTCAACCTTTTGCAGTTCCACCACTCTttacttatcatcgtcgtccacgtCTAGCATCAGGCCCAGATGATTCACGTCCTGCATCAGATTTTGCACCTACTGTGGAATTGTCTCCTCTTactcaaccaattgcactccacaaaggtgtacgatccaaaCCTAATATTAATCcccattatgtcg gatggcgacaggctatgattgacgagatgtttTCTTTACATGCAAgtggcacttgggagcttgttcctcttccttcag acattaagaatgcttttctccatgatgatcttgaggaagaagtttatatggaccaACCacttggttttgttgctcagggggagtctagtGGTTTT actaaggatctgggcagattgaagtattttctaggtattgaggtcgctcagtctagctcaggaaTTGTTATTTCActgcggaagtatgccttagacattcttgaggaaactggaatgatgggttgtagacctgttgacactctTATAGATCTGAATGCTAAGCTTCTACCAGGACaaggggagcctcttagagatcctacgagatataggag caagatggaactagtgtgtgataatcaagttgctcttcatattgcgtcaaatttGGTGCttcatgagaggactaaacacattgaaatcgactgtcactttgtcagagaaaagtTACTCTCAGGAGATATTAttacaaagtttgtgaagtcgaatgatcagctagcagatattttcactaagtatCTTATTGGTTCTCGTATTGGTTACATCTGTAACAAGCTTGGTACATATGATttatatgcaccggcttga